The proteins below come from a single Serratia fonticola genomic window:
- the dnaQ gene encoding DNA polymerase III subunit epsilon, giving the protein MISTPTRQIVLDTETTGMNKLGVHYEGHRIIEIGAVEVINRRLTGRHFHVYVKPDRLVDPEAYGVHGISDEFLADKPTFDQIAAEFIDFIRGGELVIHNAAFDIGFMDHEFRMLQRDIPKTDTFCTITDSLLMARRLFPGKRNNLDALCNRYEIDNTKRTLHGALLDAEILAEVYLAMTGGQTSMAFQMEGDTQQTDSAQDIQRIQRPATAMKVIYASDAELQAHESRLDLVQKKGGSCLWRGGAAAE; this is encoded by the coding sequence ATGATCTCTACACCAACCAGACAGATCGTTCTCGATACCGAAACCACCGGTATGAACAAGCTAGGGGTTCACTACGAAGGTCACCGTATCATTGAGATCGGGGCCGTTGAGGTGATCAACCGTCGCCTGACCGGGCGCCATTTCCACGTTTACGTCAAGCCGGATCGGCTGGTGGATCCGGAAGCCTACGGCGTACACGGTATCAGCGATGAGTTCCTGGCGGATAAGCCTACTTTCGATCAGATCGCCGCTGAATTTATCGACTTTATCCGTGGTGGCGAGTTAGTCATTCATAACGCAGCGTTCGATATCGGCTTTATGGATCACGAGTTCCGCATGTTGCAGCGAGATATCCCGAAGACGGATACTTTCTGCACCATCACCGACAGCCTGTTGATGGCGCGCCGCCTGTTCCCAGGCAAGCGTAACAACCTCGATGCGCTGTGCAACCGCTATGAGATAGACAACACCAAGCGAACGCTGCACGGCGCTTTGCTCGATGCCGAGATCCTGGCGGAAGTCTATCTGGCGATGACCGGTGGCCAGACCTCGATGGCTTTCCAGATGGAAGGGGACACCCAGCAGACGGATTCAGCGCAGGATATACAACGCATCCAACGCCCGGCTACGGCGATGAAAGTGATCTATGCCAGTGACGCAGAATTGCAGGCTCACGAATCACGTCTGGATCTGGTGCAAAAGAAGGGCGGTAGCTGTCTGTGGCGTGGTGGCGCAGCAGCCGAATAA